From the genome of Solanum lycopersicum chromosome 7, SLM_r2.1:
gtaaacgagcagatggggggtttccgaccgagtgcccaaggctcaattcaagataattggcgccaaggtcaagggaacaaaggtcggatctatggtaactataaccgtgagggtcattatttCCAAGATgaaaactacaaccgcgacaacaacttcaaaagggtaactatggtaacagaaatgataagaatgggccctatgtccctcttcaaaatcttgaagttAGTCCTAAGGATGGTGGAGATaatatggcgcgagttgaggatatgttgcacaaaatgatgtggaggttcgatgctaatgatgagcacattaaagagttaaagtGTGATTTAGCGGGCAAGGGCAGAAaatcgatacacatgcaatatcgattaagtagatcgagttgcaaatggaccaattatctgcgactgtgaacacatgGAAACCGgtcactcttcctagaaacattgtccaaaatctgaaaaatgatgcacactgtatggtaATCTCAACTCGGGGTGGTaagaaaaccattgacccacctatgccgtctaataaggaaaaggtgagaaaggataatgataaggtggtagagggtagtggtgaagcagaagatatCACTGGAAAAGATGTGGAAGTACttataaaggtaattcccatgccgagaccaccaccaccctttcctcaaagtttagtgaaaaagatcgaggatggtaaatatcgacgttttataaaaatgttgaagaaCCTTTCTATCAAAGTctctttggtagaagctctagaacaaatgcccggttatgccaagtttaccAATGATCTGCTTGGAAAGAAAAGAttggtcactttcgaggatgataatagaatgcagcattgtagttctattgctacaagatctcttgtacaaaataaagaagatccgggtgcattcACTTTTCCTTGTACAGccaggtcattacattttgcgaaagcattatatgatctgggggcaagcataaatctcatgcccttctcgatttacaagaagttgggtttgggtgacccaatgcccactgcgatgcggctactaatgGCGGATCGAGCAGTGAAAAAGGCCTATAGGATACTCGAtaatgtgctagtaaaagtggagtcgttcatattttcGGCTGACTTTGTTATTCTTGACtgtgaagtcaattttgaagtgcctattattcttgggaggccattcctttctACGGGTAGAgacttagttgatatggaaaaggggcagatgaaatttcggttgaacaatgaataagataccttcaacatttgtaggtccattaGGCAAAGttgtgagctccaatcggtatctgctatatcgtATAAAGAAAGATGAAGAAGCACCATGACCTACAaagtgaaaaacgagagtttatagTTGGGGATTGGGcgcttttatacaattctaggttgcgttggTTTCCAggaaagctcaagtccaaatggactggtccttacttggttatCCTACTATTCCCTCATAGAGAAGTttagttggaaactaaggagggtatgcggttcaaggtgaatggacaatacataaaaatctatttcgggcatgctgaataggcaaatgaagtgatcgaggcataccatctagatgaagtctgagtaatcaagtgtcctcaatCGTGCCGTCACGTTAAATCAggtgcttgttgggaggcaacctaatactaattgtttttgtttctagtaatggtagcattttctactaataagtttttaaatttgcacGCATACCactaggaaattctgcagaaaatcactttgcagcagtcactgacgtaCCCATCGATGGCCCATCATGCGACAGACCatcgcatgaatccgtcgtgctAGGTATATCtttaagttattttcaaaactagggcacacgctaTGTAACaatcgacagaccgtcacaactGCGATGGACAGTCGTCGGGGACTCatcgcgtcattaatgaagcATACCCCACCCGACCCGGTTGaggtttttaaaaattcttaacattcaCAAACTCCACTCCACTATatcacccatttccttccctcttcctcccatttccctccctctTGAACTTTCAATTTCCTACCTCTCtttcaaccgatcattttcccaaATTCCAAAATTCCATAAATCCACTCTGTACTAGTCGGAGTCTGCTGCTGTGGTTctctacttgatcaccaagtactttcctctcttgtttttctaaaattctcATGTATGTATCTCTGATTTATACCCATTTATATTGcattataatttatcaattagtattagcctttttcttattgatgggttcatactttaaaaaatattctttctatcctaggttgagaatcctcaaaatgccttgttaaaactctagaaaataggtgctttagcattgctagtttactaggtatttgggatagacaaatgtaggttaaaacactaaaaattccatttgggtcataggggatgattgtggcatccccagttctgtcaatgaatgacagaacgagacTCTAATGAAGGACCGTCGTatccacgatggaccgtcataagatCCGTCCCAACATCCCCAACACCCCACTGTctaattttctccaagtgtccaccaacggacacatgtgacgtaccatcgttcccacgatggtccgtcctgcaaaaCCGTTCTAGTTTTCAGaaaccctattcctaagggtctctcacttttttaaagtgtcctccaacggacacataCAACGTACCGTCGTACCCACTATGGTCAGTCTTGCACAACCGTTCTAGTTGTCAGAGagcctattcctaagggtcgctcactttttctaagtgtcctcttacggacatctacgacggaccgtcatacactcgacggtccgtcctgcataatcgtcatgacggtcaaagacccctctcctaagggtctttatcctttttttaaGTGTCGCACGATGGATATCGACGACAGACTGTCATCATcataacggtccgtcatgcttatCTGTCATAactgtcagagactttccttcaagGGTCTCCATATAAACATAGTTTAAGTTAGACATgatggaccccatgacggtccgttgtactcacgacgagccgtcacctggtccgtcatatttcactgttactatagaaatgtcatacATCttgactcttttatttattttgtgtcattttgcttgtcttgtttgctacttctagtactaatattgattcattacaggtactatctattacggcaccaaaacaagatcgagtgtACGCACATGGGCGATCGAAGTCTTTCACCCCATCTGCCtgcctggtcattggctctgatgataaGCGTGACCCCGAATATGTTCCCCCAagcacttccaccccatcccgaGCTGCACGTGCTTCTAGAGTTATGCCGAAAAAGGTGGTGTcgggcgtagtcactgcctcccagtctgatgaggagcacaTACTGATctgcacaccttctgggtcagctactcATGAAGAAGGAATGTcaggctccttaggagtttcatggtcggaggaagcctccggatctCCTGAGGTCCCTGCACCCGCCACAGCTCCACAGTCTGTCTCGTCTGATAAGGCTGACAATTATGAATCCACACTCGGCTCACCTATTCGTGCTCTCACCCCTGTTGCCGAAAATCCCGATCGATGGTGTGTCGATGGGCATTATCAAGTTTATTAAGGCGCAAAATTTTGAATGATAAAGGAGTCATGACATGGACCCTTCCATTGGAGAGgtgggtccttacgggaagtctcccgacTATGCCatagatccacaatctcttcaccaaaCACCGACTGGAGCATACAGCGCATTCGTTGGGGCGTTctagtgaagagttggtctcAGAGTTTTACGCCTCCTACGTGGCTACTCTTAGATCACATattgataggcgggcttccCCTGCCAAGTAGGCCCCACTGGAACATGTTCGAGTACCTGGCATTCAGGTTTATATCTCCCTGCCTGACATCCACCGGTATCTATATGGCAAGGATGTTGATGCTaaccggacccctctcaccgccgagtttgactaccggtggcaaattgtcaaagatggccaatacttgcgtgagccatcgctgagagagaccaccaagaggtggatggccctgcacttgtcttttgatggagagggtgctgatTGGGTAACCGACCCAAAGGGAACCATCAAGAAGTCTAACCTGACCTTCACGgctaagttcttatggttgattgtccgccgctgcctttcccccacagccgctgataatatagtcacatgcgATTGTGCAGTTCTTATGGCGGCAATGATAGCAGGATTTGAGGTGGACTTTCCTTTGATTCTACAGGAGGTCATGcatgagagggcttttaaggtcacaactacttaccatttcccatgcatgatatttttctttatgcagattcgcaggtgtgcccatctagcacattgatcagctcaagaccccgctgggcactattgatatcggcctcatcaaggatgaggccaatgagtttgcTCCACACAGAAAGGCCCCGTCCACGGTTGCCTCTACTTGGTGACAATACGGTAGCACAGGAtcgcacggctacgcaggctgcttccactgacactaccctggtcgagtcaatctcgggtagtagcactgccccgagctcctctcgctcagcccctttccccgctctggtcctactttctagggtccagaaactacATGCACAAATGgatacacttctgcatcacatcaaGCCTTGGATGCAAAAGTCTATTgttgaggcagaagagcgcttggagcggagaatggtccagcacacggAGTGGAAGATGgttgaggttcatcagcgcttggacacTTTTGAGTTGCAGGTGCTAGCCCGGCATGCCCCTCAGGTGGATgggtcgacccttcaggctgcgatCGAGAGTCTTCGCGTAGACATTGATATGATCGTAAAGTCTAGGGTTCCTGATTCTGAGGCCCCGTCTgtagagcctgctgaggacagtGATAAAGGCCTTCTTCGCCACttttgagattccaccacctccccctcgagagcatgccaagaggcgtaggggtcgcgAGGAGGATGAGGCTACAACACATAAGAAGGAgcaccgtgagatggaggctgcgaggagagcttCTCTGGCTAATGAAGAGGTGCGTCAAATGAGGGCTGTAGAGTTAGATGCTGGGGAATCTAACTCCGAAAATGCGGAGATAGTGGGAGGCACTTTTGATAGTGCTGTTGCTTATGAGGACACAACTgaggtgtccagattacagaggtagtgggttgcgggaaaccggacccaccagcttgttgatcatcagtgctttgcgccccaggttttcttcacctaccactctcatatttcaatatttttatgtattaaggACAATGCATGACTTTAtcttgggggtggggtaaatggaaattgagtgctagggtgaattTTGAGTAttccaattcactatcctcttttgggcttttcttgcctgtgttcttttttcccaagagactgattatttttactgttgaaccagcatgtctatatcttgtgtgcatagtttaactctgaagcaggATGgttaaaatgatatcctgatgaaatgaaaatgatgcatgactaggcatagtaattgataaatttgtggctctaagcatgacatagagatacaccactgcatgaccctaagtctaaaattcgaacaaggtgtctgataatttggtatagtaatgagatgtcaagtgagtgtgaggaagaatTGAATAGTCCAcaatttgtactgagctagaactttcccggttagtcctgctaaaagtaagttgtaataaaCAATTAGGAAATGATCATAGGCCTTTGTTCAAtctagcccatttttagcctaaataaaaaaagcaAATGAAACTAATCCTTCATTGATCCAATTGGTTTGAGTTTAAACTAGACTtgctttttcaccccaactattcttttctgggaataatatgttggccctggtccctccttggacatgcgCCCCtgagcttatgccaaaagcataagtttagggtggctaatgcagtaaacaaccttttaatggccctgacccaactttgggtattgtgtttactcatggcaaagccatgagttgacgGTGACTATTAtaaggaatgctctggaaagtagggttgaaagaacaaagagagagacaAAACAAAAGTAAGGTGACTCAAGAATCAGTTGAaacaaaagttaaataaaaaaatacaataaatacaagcaagtaAAGAGGAGAGTCAcctacacaaatgaagaaagaagagaaaatagtaaggtgaaagaatataagaaactggacgaaataaaatgataaaaagtggtatgtttagccgatgtatcaagaagggaaaaaagtcactaaagtaacCTAAATAtacctacctgaccctgagacTATGtgacaagctaagaaagtcctattgtgatcctaaaagttgaatagcgaacttaaagcagtgaaaataaggtcaagcttatggcaatatgtatgaatgagttgtgaatcttaactgagagtgagtgttgaaaagtaatccttatactcaaactaaaattattgtgtgaaaaatgaggatattatgttgaagtgaggacactagttgaaataccagaaatattagcacctcggtgagatattgaagaggataggtgttagtgcatggtgagtctgtgtcaaggtatgattccacataattcaagcctaatagtgatagcatgcataaatatgatgagaccGATAAttttgatagccaaatgatcgtgaaagataaaacatggatactattgtacaaagattttgtagtgagtcacaGTGCGTCTCTTGAGGACAAAGAACGAATTTAaattgagggtgttgatataccctggtttcacaatatttttaatactttttctttaagtttagtgtgtgtccaaaagcatttttgtattaatttttatgtaagtttctcttcatatgcaggaaatctgtctaaagatggaCGCGGATGTTTTTGAgccaaaaatgaagaaaagtaccacctatggagcttgtgacggtccatcgtgcctcTGATGGTCCGTAgttggcatcgtagtgaagctgcttaAAGAAAatagggaagtctgaccaagtgtggggctacaaagtgcatgacggaccgtcatagccatgacagtccgtcattctggttcgtcatgaagtttagagaagtagtcctagtaccaAATTCCAAGattttaagtgttatggaatggagaccctcgacggactgttgtgcctgtgatgatccgtcatacctaccgtcgagggtaatgaagagagcagcagaagaattttcaaagtatgagatgacggagtccatgatgaCCCGTGTGACCACGACgacccgtcgcgaggtccgtcgacccaaccgcgtttCGACAGATTTTCAACAAATAGAgttcttctttgattaggtttttgttttttataaatagttcaaaaaacatcatttgggggggggggttagactcttggttattatacacttttatgttatattctttgtgaggaaattattttgattattacactttggattgttacacttttctctggagttgattgttggtgattttgtcgattaatcaagtaaatttctgatttattctttctcatttaagtaagtgcatgaattcaaatatcatatatatgaatattgtgattattactaTGGGTAACtgaactccataactagggttgtgggaaccataggcgaataatgaggtaaaacctaactaaaataacaattctagaatagtgtactgcatgtattgataactctttcgcttagaagtctttttaacggatggccaacgctAGATTTTGCCTTAATGATACTTGCAGGACTAAGGAGgtatataataggaaaagaattatcaatatagattgagtgtatactatctaataggctagtgttgattggtacgaggtaataacttagtcaaatatcaaatacgatgcttaatatgaggtaaaggtaagggttagtatagcaacacatgtagccggtcCAAgttgcggagtgaaattttctagatgccgggccaatttagaaatacataatttataacaTTACATGCAAGGTACTAGGAAAGAATTActatagttagaattattaagttaggaacctgtggggaacacgtaaataCTAGTTACGTTTATTAactgattaaactccaacatttgaatttgttagttgtctactttgatttagataattattttcattcatttagaaataaaaaaatccctttattgtctttgttttccaaggaaataatggactaaataatagattgaagttaagtatgaactattttcgtcgtgggaacgatcccaacctcattagttcttatttgagaagtaagtttgaacGTATCAATTTTGTCCGTCGAAGTCCACGGAATTATACTTCAGTGGGGAAATCTCATTATTTCCTCGTCTAGGAGTGCTCCTCTCCTTGCAGTCAAATGGCTTTTTGCTCCTCTACAACTACCTTTCGCCCAGCATGGGGAAATTGAAGATTGACAACATACGAGGTTGGCACTAAGATACTGACTTAAGAAATTACTTAAGTCTCAACTGCTGTCCGGAAAAAGGTATTGTCTTCCTCTTTATGATACTCTTTCGACTTTTCTTCCATcccaaaaaatgatattttttatgttttaagattTTTGATCCATGGCTTTTTGTTTTAGTCACTTCTGGGTTTATGATGTATCAAAGTAATACATGTGTTCTTATTTGGTTTCATGACTTAGACGAGTCTGCGCTTTGCGGGTTTACATTTAgtgttgttttcctttttttcgtATACACTGTTCAATATCATTGCTTTGTATTACTTCATTTACATGATATATTTTGCTCGTTTAAACGATTTTGTGGGTAGATGATGTTAAATTAGTATCTTCTCACAAACATCTTACTGTAAGAATATCCTGTTATGAGTAGGCTGATGTTCAAGTTTAAGTTACTTTTCAGCTTATTGTCGATCTTCATAGCCTTGGTGTCATTTTTCTATCATTCGTTTCCATAACAAATCCAACTTGATAGTTTCGCTAgttcatgatttttatatagCATTAGAATAGTTTTGTTTCTCGTTTTTGGGTTTTGATCTTCATATTTtgaaagtttgatttttttagttatagTTCGAATAGGGTAGGATCTGTCAATATATTGATTCTTATGTTTAAAAAGTTTATGTCTTTTCCTTTCCATAATGTCACTTATGTATTTGCTCCCTCAttgttgttttttaattttctatttcacATGTCTTGTTTGCTCATTCATGCATGATATCAATGTTCCACATTGTGTCTGTCATTCTCTTTTGagctaaattttttaattcgaATGTATAACTGTTTACGCTTTCTTTCGTGTCTCTAGTATATTCCATCTCGAGATTGTTTACTGAAATGAATATGAGCTTCTTTGTTCTTAAGACATAGTTTAAATTCGAAACTTTTAAACAACTTCATATCTGTTTGATTTCATCTTGGTTTAAGTAtgtcttatattttatttagtgcATCATATCTACTTGTTATATGTTGTTCTAACGGTAGCTTAACCTATGAACTTATAATTTAAGCACGTGACTTGTTCCAGATTATGTTCACTCTAGACTAAGATAGTTTGGCttatttgatatgatattttatCCACCTCAAAATGCATTAgtctaattttttatatgatccGAATTCTGTGAGAATCTTTTCTAGTACTAGTATAGTTTTCCAACCAACTGATGACAAAATTGGTTAGGGGATTTGATTATTAAAGCTTAGTTAATATTAAaggttttttttatcttaattcaGGACACTCTTcttttcatgctattttttTAGGGTGCAAGTTTTTTTAGTAAACTTCAAGATTCTATCCCTTCTTTAAAATCATAGTATGTCTATGTCATACattcattttgaaatatatatttccCAGATTTTAACAAAGTCATTGTGACTTCATTAGTGTATAATTCGTACATGCCTTATcatctatctttattttatttttattttaaatttaaagagatattacttatgcatttttattttctattgttgCATGAGAAACTCCGTTCGAGTCCCTTTTGGAATCCTTCCCTCCTTGCATATCGAGTTGGGCAATGGAGGCCCAATTTCACTCTCTCATTGGGTCAGACAGCTATGAAGACAACAAACAAGGCTAAAAACTGACGAACAGGTCCTAAAGCCGAATACTTGGACTAGATTGGAGACTTGAAAGAAGATCGGGCTAAAatgcacatttttattttactttacataattttattatatttgggACTTAGTCCCtaccatattattattatttcagaATTTTAGGACAGGTGGAAATGAGTTAAAGGCCCAAAATGGAATGGGGTCCAAATATTGGTCCAGGCGGACGATTTGGACCCAAATgtctctccctctctctttaCTTTATCGTTTATTTGTTTGACATTAATTGCCGCTAGTTTAGgtttaaaaatacaaatctcGACAAAGAGTTATATCGTTTTAATGATATAAGCTAAATCAATCGAATTgaactaaatttaaattaaaaaaaattgcaagttAGACGTCTCACTTAGATAAAAAGCTAATAATTCACTTTCAAACAAactctaaatattttcttatctcACGTCTAAGCCATGCAAGTTAATTGTTGAATAATCATGAGTTAGTAAATACTTTATGTGCCGTAAAAACAgtcctaaaatatatatatggatcCCTGAACCCCCTTTCAAAGTTTTCTTAAGGTTTCCTATTTACATCTTTTCGAAAaccaagtttttttttcaaaaattaagtggcgactctaaaaaggtcaaaaaattataaaatattttttgaaataaaatgggCTTCGTATCAATTGAGGGAGGTTGCTCAAGTgcggtacactcaatggaaggacgATAGGCTGGTTAAGTCAAGTCCTATTGAgcgggatgaatttgtggaagCTTTTCTTGGGAGGTACTTTCCCCATGAGAGAAAAGAagttaaggtagaggagtttatcaatctcaatcaaggcaatatgagtgttgaggaatactctttTAAGTTCTCAATGTTATCTAGATATGCCTCATCACTTGTGTCTAAtccaagggatgagatgagtcattttgtgacgGATGTTACCGATTTAGTGAGGGAAGAATGTCGTAGGACgatgctacatgatgatatgaccctagatAGAGTCATGGTGTATGCTTAAtaaattgaagagtctaaacttaaGAGGATGTCTAGAAACTTTTAAAGGGGTGGTTGTAGTGAAAAATATCAATCTAGGTTTAAGAAGCGGGCTTAAACTCAAGAAGAACCTAAGAGTGCTAAGGTGAAATTGGAGAAAGGAGGACATTTTCAAAATGACAAACCTAAATGTATCACTCATAGAAAGAGGCACTATCGGGAATGCCTAAATAGTACCGAGAGTTGCTTTTGTTGTTGTAAAGAAGGACACgaggtgagagattgtccttcAATTTCTTCTACAGGAAGAGAGGGTAAGCAAGTTTCACCTAATGTTCTAAGACACGATGCTCCTAATAAGAggcatttctatgcactccggacTAGAGGAGAGAACAtggatggtgatgatgatgagggAAAGTCCttgcatttatctttttatttctatGAGTTCTTTATAAGTGAgggagtatggttagtagatgggatagaaagtcatagaagcatgttgcaagtgcatgatgtttaggagttCTGTTGGAATtatatttcattgatttttttccATAGcgcattttatgaagttatgattttgttgtaacatgtgtttatgttatttgatcttgaatattatcatgtttccatcatgaattgcctaaaagttgcattttcaGAAAAGTTGCAAAAATCACTATGAAGGGACTGCCTGCTCActgtaaaatttttgaaaaatgactaTCAGTCTTTGGTCTAAAATTCTTTAAATGTGGTTATAGCTGATGTATATGACTATGATAgtgaatataaaatgatttatagctatttggaatcaagaatctgagtTTTGTAATAAGATGAgttaaagaatattttctagtctcttgttgtgttgtgatcCTCTTTATTATGTGTTATTGATGTTCTCTAgatgtttgtattttttgagatgttatatggtatggtcatgatttttaattgaatctctattcttgaaagggttcggagagtggcaagtgtaaTTTGAGGACAAATGTTATCAAAGTGGAGAGAATATAAGATCCCAAAAATGACTTCGGTGAAATATATCCTaacatattttttcatgattGTATACATTACTAAATTTGTCTATAATTTGTTATTGAGTCAGcatctaagagtttaggtgcattggaagtcaaacgtcaagggacgacctaGACGTTTGACGATTAAGTCACCTATATGTTTcgtatgtggttttatgtgtttatgtgtgattcatgaggttttaaggttaTTGATTTGAGTTATTATTGTGTATTTGGAGTATctcaagtttcgtgaagtttggagatcaaacatccaagaacgtctatgacgttcaaaagttttgctttgaaatgaccttgtgtgtctatgaatgtttttttgagttttacgtgttcattttggataaaattcatgtgataCGTCCTAACTTATATACGATTGTGTTTGTTTTTGGAAAAGTCTAGGAAAACATTTCAAGGACCACCCTTCATGGTGCGCAAGAATGTTAAAGACACCCCACCTACGGAAAGCAATCGACGCCCAATGGGCCAACCGACGCCCCGTAGGTGAGTCTCGTCATTTGGTACTTACTAGTGGGAGAGTATAGGGAAAATACCAGCCTCACTCCCAAACAACGGACCAACAAAATGGTTCGTTGGTCAAGGGACGGGCCGTCGATAGTCATCCGTTCGTGAGGACTGTCTCATGCGTGTAGTCACTATAATTTGAGGGGTGAAATTCTAAATTCACCCCATGTACAAATAAGATAAAGGGAGGTTCACAAAGGttctttttgtcattttatttatgtttataatcctaaaatacttagaagatttcattcttcaaaatcaaaatccaaattcCCTTAGAAAATCCCTAGAACTCCATTAGAGTTAAAACTCAAGGAATAGATTTGATTAGAGAATTGAGTTGagattattcataaaattgaagaattagaTTCATTGAGGTGTGGTTTTTGATACTTGAAACACTATTCATCATGAagcccaactttcaaagatgttttctaaagttctcaaagatgaattgtccaatttcatgatctatgcatgggttcttgcattaaggGTTTTAagcattgaatattgattgaattgtgattaattagattattttaactGAATTAACCTATCAAAcctgtaattgatgaaccctagtttttgattactttatgggttaagtaATATTAatctaatgtttatgaattctcGTGTAGTTTTTAATGGTCTATCTAACGATGttagaattgtattcaattgatgtttaggttgtattagattgacaAACATATGTTAAAttaacctagtttcattgagtgtgatattttttatatttaattgttgGTTCATGGCTATAAGTAAGGGCCACATGGTATTGAGTTGGATGAATTTAGCATTGGACTGAGGTGTTGAGAATTGAATGGCGGTACGCTTCCGTAATAtcctttattttatgattattattcttcaattatgttgtgattagtatgttccacttatggtggcggtgttctTTGCTTTAcgtgcaattgatgtggccttgttg
Proteins encoded in this window:
- the LOC138337357 gene encoding uncharacterized protein, producing the protein MDQLSATVNTWKPVTLPRNIVQNLKNDAHCMVISTRGGKKTIDPPMPSNKEKVRKDNDKVVEGSGEAEDITGKDVEVLIKVIPMPRPPPPFPQSLVKKIEDGKYRRFIKMLKNLSIKVSLVEALEQMPGYAKFTNDLLGKKRLVTFEDDNRMQHCSSIATRSLVQNKEDPGAFTFPCTARSLHFAKALYDLGASINLMPFSIYKKLGLGDPMPTAMRLLMADRAVKKAYRILDNVLVKVESFIFSADFVILDCEVNFEVPIILGRPFLSTGRDLVDMEKGQMKFRLNNE